From a region of the Alosa sapidissima isolate fAloSap1 chromosome 9, fAloSap1.pri, whole genome shotgun sequence genome:
- the si:dkey-45d16.4 gene encoding trichohyalin, producing the protein MERVVEMASDNDFSVAGPSATPRKRQVRFSARHDIMLLREVIVQNPFKSKETGRSWGRVGEIITAALQDENFEVDARRCRERTMLLLDYYKKQDFASLRRFGTERLYAQKEDLLHEVLELEAEKGLAGKEESKYQDEELRKRVLEELSMPEQDKPNLLSVTEPPTAVMTPDPEEAEGVEELVDLAAPTAKRACQCCCQTYSEILSFLEKRAEAEQRLREEEMALRREELEIQRSKIALERERLAVERRERERRFELESQERQVILDLLREKVLKNPEPARGKDAEG; encoded by the exons ATGGAACGTGTGGTGGAAATGGCGAGCGACAATG atttTTCCGTGGCTGGCCCCTCCGCCACCCCCCGCAAACGTCAGGTCCGCTTCTCTGCCCGCCATGACATCATGCTGCTGCGGGAGGTCATCGTCCAGAACCCTTTCAAGTCCAAGGAGACGGGCCGTTCTTGGGGGCGCGTGGGCGAGATCATCACGGCCGCCCTGCAGGACGAGAACTTTGAGGTGGATGCCCGGCGCTGCCGTGAAAGGACCATGCTGCTGCTGGACTACTACAAGAAGCAGGACTTCGCCAGTCTGCGGAG GTTTGGAACAGAGAGGCTGTACGCGCAGAAGGAGGACCTGCTCCACGAGGTGCTGGAGCTGGAGGCGGAGAAGGGGCTGGCGGGAAAGGAGGAGAGTAAGTACCAGGACGAGGAGCTGAGGAAGCGAGTCCTGGAGGAGCTCAGCATGCCAGAACAGGACAAGCCCAACCTGCTGTCTGTGACAGAGCCCCCTACAG CGGTCATGACCCCAGATCCCGAGGAGgcggagggggtggaggagctGGTGGACCTGGCGGCGCCCACGGCCAAGCGTGCGTGCCAGTGCTGCTGCCAGACGTACTCGGAGATCCTGAGCTTCCTGGAGAAGCGGGCGGAGGCCGAGCAGCGTCTACGCGAGGAGGAGATGGCGTTGCGCCGCGAGGAGCTGGAGATCCAGCGGAGCAAGATCGCCCTGGAGCGCGAACGGCTCGCCGTCGAGAGGAGGGAGCGCGAGCGACGCTTCGAGCTGGAGAGCCAGGAGAGGCAGGTCATCCTGGACCTTCTCCGGGAGAAGGTGCTCAAGAACCCAGAGCCGGCCAGGGGGAAGGATGCTGAGGGATGA
- the cygb2 gene encoding cytoglobin-2 gives MDSGRDEEPRERLEPLSDTELAIIQDTWARVYENCEDVGVTILIRFFVNFPSAKQYFSQFQDMEDPEEMEKSSQLRQHARRVMNAINSVVENLSDADKVSSVLSLVGKAHALKHKVEPVYFKILSGVILEVLADDFGECFTTDVARAWTKLMGALYWHVTGAYAEVGWVKVSSSAV, from the exons ATGGACAGCGGCCGCGACGAGGAGCCCCGTGAACGCCTGGAGCCGCTCTCAGACACCGAGCTGGCCATCATCCAGGACACCTGGGCACGCGTCTACGAGAACTGCGAGGACGTGGGGGTTACCATCCTCATCAG GTTCTTTGTGAACTTCCCGTCAGCGAAGCAGTACTTCAGCCAGTTCCAGGACATGGAGGACCCcgaggagatggagaagagcAGCCAGCTGCGTCAGCACGCCCGCCGCGTCATGAACGCCATCAACTCCGTGGTGGAGAACCTCAGCGACGCCGACAAGGTGTCCTCCGTCCTGAGCTTGGTGGGCAAGGCCCACGCGCTGAAACATAAGGTGGAGCCGGTGTACTTCAAG ATCTTGAGCGGCGTGATCCTGGAGGTGCTGGCCGACGACTTTGGCGAGTGCTTCACCACCGACGTGGCCCGCGCCTGGACCAAGCTGATGGGCGCGCTCTACTGGCACGTGACCGGGGCTTACGCAGAGGTGGGCTGGGTCAAAGTGTCCAGCTCCGCCGTGTGA